The following are encoded together in the Bradyrhizobium sp. CCGUVB1N3 genome:
- a CDS encoding LysR family transcriptional regulator: MRELEFGQLRGAEETTIDIRGLRYFVQVARAGSLNRASAVLNVAQSALSRQLMKLEDELGVALLVRHGRGVRLTRAGTTLLEHAHAVLLQIDQIPGVVRTPDPRFAGHVVLGVPPAAGLLIAPSVVAELRNRWPQASLQVREGISSSLEEWLLDRRLDVAVLYNPPPLDGVAMTPILHERMVVAGPPVKRGKPQPETIRWRDLSELQLILPSLPHSNRRLIEQAAIQHGVRLNVAFEVDSVAMTKAMVKRGLGATILAFAAVAADAERSELSVRFIERPSLISTVSIGMPRERQPSWLAGELLVLVRDVIARSVADGSWIGAKVIGDHGR, translated from the coding sequence TTGCGAGAACTTGAGTTTGGTCAGCTGCGCGGCGCGGAGGAAACGACCATCGACATCCGGGGACTTCGTTATTTCGTGCAGGTCGCCCGCGCCGGAAGCCTGAATCGGGCGTCGGCCGTGCTGAACGTCGCGCAGTCCGCGCTGAGCCGTCAATTGATGAAGCTCGAGGATGAACTCGGCGTTGCGCTGCTGGTCCGGCATGGGCGCGGGGTGCGCCTGACGCGGGCCGGTACGACCCTGCTCGAGCACGCCCATGCGGTGCTGCTGCAGATCGACCAGATCCCCGGTGTCGTGCGGACACCCGATCCGCGCTTTGCCGGCCATGTCGTGCTTGGCGTGCCGCCGGCAGCCGGCCTTCTGATCGCTCCCTCGGTCGTCGCCGAATTGCGCAACCGCTGGCCGCAAGCCTCGCTGCAGGTGCGCGAGGGCATCAGCTCCTCGCTCGAGGAATGGCTGCTCGACCGGCGTCTCGACGTCGCCGTGCTCTACAATCCGCCCCCGCTCGACGGCGTCGCGATGACGCCCATCCTGCACGAGCGGATGGTAGTCGCGGGGCCGCCGGTCAAACGCGGCAAGCCGCAGCCGGAAACCATCCGGTGGCGCGACTTGTCGGAGCTGCAGCTGATTCTGCCCAGCCTGCCACACAGCAACCGGCGCCTGATCGAACAAGCCGCCATCCAGCACGGCGTGCGCCTGAACGTCGCCTTCGAGGTCGACAGCGTCGCGATGACCAAGGCGATGGTGAAACGCGGCCTCGGCGCGACCATCCTCGCCTTTGCCGCAGTCGCAGCCGATGCCGAGCGCAGCGAGCTCAGCGTCCGGTTCATCGAACGGCCGTCGCTGATCTCGACCGTCTCGATCGGCATGCCGCGCGAGCGGCAACCGAGCTGGCTCGCGGGCGAGCTGCTGGTATTGGTGCGCGACGTCATCGCCCGCAGCGTCGCGGACGGAAGCTGGATCGGCGCTAAGGTGATCGGCGATCACGGGCGCTGA
- a CDS encoding alpha/beta fold hydrolase — MNWIHLDDITLRYELAGQGRETMVLLHELGGSLESFDSLTPLLGGSLDVLRYDLRGAGLSEKPRAAFAFDDHVDDLAGLLAALDINAPVHVAGVAAGAALAVSFALRCPQLVRSLALCAPALNVDEERVRYLAQRSELVMRDGMRAVADDTLDRSYPPIVRRDAAAYLSYRGRFLGNDPVGYARNNLAFAQVHLLDRLKELASPCLVLAGAHDLLRPPDKVGVIAQMIPRADYAIADSGHLMPVQAPGEMARHLLDFVAPVEGGVALSHAS, encoded by the coding sequence ATGAACTGGATCCATCTCGACGATATCACGCTGCGTTACGAGCTGGCGGGGCAGGGCCGCGAGACCATGGTTCTGCTGCACGAACTCGGCGGCAGCCTCGAAAGCTTCGACAGCCTGACGCCGCTGCTTGGCGGAAGCCTGGATGTACTGCGCTACGATCTGCGCGGCGCCGGCCTGTCCGAGAAGCCGAGGGCTGCCTTTGCCTTCGACGATCACGTCGACGATCTCGCCGGGCTGCTCGCAGCGCTTGACATCAACGCGCCCGTTCACGTCGCCGGCGTCGCGGCGGGGGCGGCGCTCGCCGTCAGCTTCGCGCTGCGATGCCCGCAGCTTGTCCGCTCTCTAGCCCTCTGTGCGCCCGCGCTCAACGTCGACGAGGAGCGCGTGCGCTATCTTGCCCAGCGCTCCGAGCTTGTGATGCGCGACGGCATGCGCGCGGTGGCCGATGATACGCTCGATCGTTCCTATCCACCGATCGTGCGACGCGATGCTGCGGCCTATCTGAGCTATCGGGGGCGCTTCCTCGGCAACGATCCGGTCGGCTACGCCCGCAACAATCTCGCTTTCGCGCAAGTGCATCTGCTCGACCGGCTCAAGGAGCTTGCGTCCCCATGCCTGGTATTGGCGGGCGCACATGATCTGCTGCGTCCGCCGGACAAGGTCGGCGTGATCGCGCAAATGATTCCGCGCGCGGACTACGCGATCGCCGACAGCGGCCATCTGATGCCGGTGCAGGCGCCGGGCGAGATGGCCCGGCATCTCCTCGATTTTGTCGCGCCTGTCGAGGGCGGCGTTGCGCTTTCGCACGCATCGTGA
- a CDS encoding carboxymuconolactone decarboxylase family protein, translated as MRVRDLSPDEMNADQRSVAAEAAAGKRGRVPAPLRAWLHSPELGRRAQKLGEFIRYDTTLPPHLSELAILVTARYWTSHYEWYAHKREGLKAGIDPAIIATIAARREPAFPDPKAKLVHDYVKTLLAKGRVPDLLHAAAACMLGEQGVVELVGIVGYYTLVALTLNAFEIDLPEGESPELGD; from the coding sequence ATGCGCGTTAGGGATCTGTCACCCGATGAGATGAACGCCGACCAGCGTTCCGTCGCGGCCGAAGCCGCCGCCGGCAAGCGGGGGCGCGTGCCGGCGCCGCTGCGCGCCTGGCTGCACAGCCCCGAGCTGGGGCGCAGGGCGCAGAAGCTCGGTGAATTCATCCGCTACGACACCACGCTGCCGCCACATCTCTCCGAGCTCGCCATCCTGGTGACGGCGCGGTACTGGACCTCGCACTACGAGTGGTACGCTCACAAGCGCGAGGGGTTGAAAGCCGGCATTGATCCGGCGATCATCGCGACGATCGCCGCGCGGCGCGAGCCGGCATTCCCCGATCCCAAGGCAAAGCTCGTCCATGACTATGTGAAGACGTTGCTGGCGAAGGGCCGCGTGCCCGATCTGCTGCATGCGGCAGCGGCCTGCATGCTCGGCGAGCAGGGCGTGGTCGAGCTGGTCGGCATCGTCGGCTACTACACGCTGGTGGCGCTGACCCTCAACGCCTTCGAGATCGATCTTCCCGAGGGCGAGAGTCCGGAACTCGGTGATTGA
- a CDS encoding SDR family NAD(P)-dependent oxidoreductase, whose protein sequence is MSRRLDGKVAIVTGAGCVGPGWGNGRAAAVLFAREGAKVFAVDNNPASMDETLERARAEGGVILPHACNVTDQDAVTAMVAACIEAFGRVDILVNNVGGSAPGGPVELSEQTWNRQIDHNLTSVFLGCKAVLPAMERQGGGAIVNIASTSGIRWTGSAQVGYAAAKAGVIQFSRVVAVQYAAKNIRVNTVVPGQMHTPMVEARLAGQRAGGDVEVLLKTRLARIPLGFMGDGRDTANAALFLASDEARFVTGTEIVVDGGMSARCD, encoded by the coding sequence ATGAGCAGACGTCTCGACGGCAAGGTGGCGATTGTGACGGGCGCGGGCTGCGTTGGCCCCGGCTGGGGTAACGGCCGCGCCGCGGCCGTGCTGTTTGCGCGCGAAGGCGCCAAGGTGTTCGCTGTCGACAACAATCCCGCCAGCATGGACGAGACGCTGGAACGGGCGCGTGCGGAGGGGGGCGTCATCCTGCCCCATGCTTGCAACGTCACCGATCAAGACGCAGTAACGGCAATGGTGGCCGCGTGCATCGAGGCGTTCGGGCGCGTCGACATCCTCGTCAACAATGTCGGGGGATCGGCGCCGGGCGGTCCGGTCGAGCTGTCCGAGCAGACCTGGAACCGGCAGATCGACCATAACCTGACCAGCGTGTTTCTCGGCTGCAAGGCGGTGTTGCCGGCGATGGAGCGGCAGGGCGGCGGCGCGATCGTCAACATTGCCTCGACATCCGGCATTCGCTGGACCGGTTCGGCGCAAGTCGGATATGCCGCCGCCAAGGCCGGCGTCATCCAGTTCTCGCGCGTCGTCGCCGTGCAATATGCGGCGAAGAACATTCGCGTCAACACGGTGGTGCCGGGCCAGATGCACACCCCCATGGTGGAGGCGCGGCTCGCCGGCCAGCGCGCCGGCGGCGATGTCGAGGTCCTGCTGAAGACGCGGCTTGCGCGCATTCCGCTCGGCTTCATGGGGGACGGCCGCGATACGGCGAACGCTGCGTTGTTCCTGGCCTCGGATGAGGCGCGTTTCGTCACCGGCACCGAGATCGTCGTCGACGGCGGCATGAGTGCGCGATGCGATTGA